CTCACCCGCGCACCTCCAGTGAACGGCGCGGGTTACCTTACCCCCGGGTTTCCGCAGAAACGTCATGATGTGTCAAGCTTGGATTCTGGTCGCGCGGCGCGCCGATATAATCGCGGTAGCCAGCCAAATGACTCTCCACGACACATTCCGCCGCCCCCTCCGCAGCCTGCGGGTCTCGGTCACCGACCGCTGCAACCTGCGCTGCGAGTACTGCATGCCCCAGGAGGAGTACGTGTGGCTGGAGCGCCACGCGCTGCTCAGCTTCGAGGAGATCGCGCGCCTTACAGAAATCTTCACCAATCTGGGCGTGGACAAGCTCCGCCTCACCGGCGGCGAGCCGCTGCTGCGCCGCGACCTGGACAAGCTGGTCACCCTGCTGCGGCGGAATCCGGGCGTCCGCGATCTGGCGCTCACCACCAACGGCCTGCTGCTGCCGGAGCAGGCTCGCGCTCTGCGAACCGCCGGCCTCGATCGCATCACGCTCTCGCTCGACACTCTGCGTCCCGATCGCTTCCGCGCCCTCACTCGTCGCGACGCTCACGCGCGGGTGCTGGAGGGCCTTGCCGCGGCCCGCGCCGCCGGCTTCAGCGGCATGAAGATCAACGCGGTCATCGTGCGCGGGTTCAACCACGACGAGATCGCCGACCTGATCGAATTCGGCCGCGAGCACGAGTCTGAAGTCCGATTCATCGAGTACATGGACGTGGGCGGCGCCACGCGCTGGTCGAGCGCGCAGGTCTTCTGCAAGACTGAAATCCTCGCGGCGCTTGAGCGGCGTTACGGACGCATTACCCCCGAAGGCGGCCAGGGCTCGGCGCCGGCTGAGCGTTTCCGCCTAGCCGACGGCACGCGCTTCGGCGTCATCTCCAGCACAACCCAGCCGTTCTGCGGCGCCTGCGATCGCGCCCGCCTCACCGCCGACGGCGTCTTCTTTCTCTGCCTCTACGCCCGCGACGGCATCGACCTCAAGCAGATTCTCCGCTCCGGCGCCGGCCCCGCCCAGATCGCCGCGCGCATCGCCGATGCCTGGCGCGGCCGCACCGACCGCGGCGCCGAGGAGCGCCTTCAGGTCGCCCAGCGCGCCCCGCTCTTCCAGATTCAGGACCTGCGCAGCGATCCTCACCGCGAAATGCACACCCGAGGCGGGTGACCCTCCCGAGTTGACAGTCCGCGTTTTGCGCATGGTGGCGCATTCGAACCCGTTTACAACCGCTTTGGCACGGCGCTATGCTGCAGCGCGGTTCCGGGAGTCATGAATTGATGCGACGCATTGTCACCGCCCTCGTCCTGCTTCTATGCACCATTTCCGCGACCGCCCGAGCTGCCGACGACAACGAGAAGCTGACGCCGGAAGAGCTGGTATCGCGGCATCTGGCGTCGGTCGGCGCCGCCGAGGCGCGCGCCGCGGCGCGCTCGCGCGCGGCCACCGGCGCCGTGGCTTATCGCACCATCACGCCCGGCAATTCGCGGCTTGACGGCACCGCACAACTGGCCTCCGACGGCAAAAAGATGCGCTGGGCGTTCAGCTTCAACAACGACGTTTACACCGGGGAGGATGTCCTTTTCGACGGCTCCAAGCTCATGGTTGCGTACCTGCGCACCGGCAGCCGCTCCAAGCTGGGCGACTTCATCTACGCGCGCGACGTCCTGATGAAGGAAGGTTTGCTTGGCGGAACGCTCTCCACCGGATGGCCGCTGCTGGACGTGGGGAGCAGCAAGCCCAAGCTGCGCTATGCCGGACTGAAAAAGTGGGAAGGGCAGCAGGTCCACGAACTTGATTACGAGCCGCGCAAGAACACGGACGTGAAAATCCAGCTCTTCTTCGAGCCGGAGAGCTACCGGCACGTCGGCTCGCAATACACGGTCATCATCCCGGCCAGCACCAGCACGGCGGGCGTCGCCAGCGTAAGGGGAGCCGGCGCCAGCGGCGTGGGAACTCGCGACCGCCGATATGTGCTGAAGGAGACGTTCGGGAAATTCCAGAACACCGGCGGCGTGGTTCTGCCGGCGCAATGGTCCATCGACCTGGCCGCCGACGGCGAATTCAGCTTCGAGTATCGCTGGGACCTGAGTTTCGACAAGCTGGCCAACATGCCGGTCGATCCCAACAGCTTCGTCGGGCGTTGAACGCGATCAGCCTGTTGCGGCACGGTGCGCGTTCTCCGGGATTGCGTCGCTGGTCATCATCTGCTCGAAGGTGGCGAACACGTACGGGTCCCACCAGCCGCGGTTCACCTCATCCTGCATCGTCTCCAGCGCCTGCTCCAGGGAACAGGCACGTTTGTAGGGGCGGTCGGTGGTGAGGGCGTCATACACGTCAACCACCTGGAGGACGCGCGCCGTGATCGGAACTTGCTCGCCGCGCAGCCCATCGGGATAGCCCGAGCCATCGCGGCGCTCGTGGTGGCTGCGGATGATGGGCAGCACGTCGCGAAACGAATGCAGCGGCGAACAGATGCGTTCGCCGACCACGGTGTGCTGCTTCATCACGGCGAACTCTTCGGACGTCAGCCTGGCCGGCTTCAGGAGCACGGCGTCAGGCACGGCCACCTTGCCGATATCGTGCACGATGCCGGCACAGCGCAGGGTCTTGATCTGGTCGTCGCTGAGGCCGCACTCCTGCCCGAGTCGCGCGGCGTACGAGGCCAGCCGCTGGCAGTGCCCGACCGTGTACGGGTCCTTGCCCTCGATGCTCTCGGCCAGCGCGAAGAGCACGGCTTCGGCGTGCTCCAGTTCGTCGGTGAAGTGCTTCAGGCTGAGCAGCGAGCGCACGCGTGCCAGCAGTTCCACGCGCTGCACCGGTTTGTTCAGCAGGTCGTCCCCGCCGGCCTCGATGCCGCGTACGCGGTCTTCGAGGGCCGTAAGGCCGGTAATGAAAACCACTGGCTGCAGGCGCGTGTCGGGATCGGCTTTGATGGCGCGGCATACATCGAAGCCGCTCAGGCCGGGCATCTGCACGTCGAGCAGGACCAGGTCCGGACGCAGCACCCCGAACCGATGGAGGGCGGTATGGCCGTCGGTAACCTGCACAACGGTGTAGCCCGCTTCGCACAGTATTTCCGTAATCAGCTCGCGGTTCTGCGCGTCGTCGTCGGCAATCAGGATAGTTTCGCTCATGATCGGCCCGGGCCGGGTGAGGTTGCAGGCCCTCATCCGGCTTCTCTGCCGGACTACTCACAGTACGGCACATATCGGCCGACGAACGCAGGGAAGCAGCGCATGAGCGTTTGCGCAGGCCCGTTTTGGTTACATCGGATTCTTGGCGGGTGCCGGAATGGGAATCGAATGGCGTAAACTGAGCAGGAGCACGCCTGCGCAAGAAGGTGTTTGTGACACGATAGGTGAGGAACATTGCCGCCCTTGAAAACGCTGGTAGTGGAAGACGATCCCGTTGCGCTGGAGCTGATCAGCCAGACCCTCACGCTGCTGGGCGCCGAGGTCACCGCCAAGTCCGACAGCGTGGAAGCGCAGCGCCTGCTGAACACTATCGCGTTTGACGCTGTCTTTCTCGACCTGGAAATGCCCCAGTTGGGCGGGCTTGAGCTCACCCAGTCGATACGGCGCAACGGCATCAATCGCAAGTCGCCCATCGTGGTGGTCACCAGCCACAAGGACTCGCAGCACATGGACCAGGCGTTCAAGTCCGGTGCCACCTTTGTGCTCTACAAGCCCATTGATCGCGAAAAGCTGCGCAAGGTGTTGGCCATGCTCTCCAACCAGAGCAAGGTAACCCCGGCTGGCGGAGCATCGCGGTAGTGGGGCGCACATTCGGCGTCTGCATTCGTCCCGCGGCAGTTGATGGTCTCGATTCTCTTGAGGCAGGTGGTTCTGTTCTTTCCCGGCCAGCTATGGTTCACTAGCCTGGCTCAGGTACTCGCCTCATTACTGCGGCCCTTTTGAACCGTCTGCAAGTAACAGCCCTGACGCTGGCAGACACAGCCAGCCTTGGCGCAACCGAATTGGCACGAGACCCAATGCTCCCAGAAAGCATGGGACAAACATCGCGGCAAGCTTCCTCGGGACAGGGCCTGGCGGCACGTTGGCGTATGGCGCGGCGGGTCTATCCCGTCTATACCTCGATAGCGAAAGCATTCCGGCTCACCGATCCTCCCATCGCGTCGCTGGAAGAACTGAAAGAAGGCTCTGAACCGGAAGCCCTTCGTGTGGTCGAAGCATGGGTGGACGAACTCGACAAGCAGGTCAAGGCGCACCACCTCCGCCACATCCTGCAGAACGATGACGTGACCGCCGTCGAGCAGACCCTCGGTTACCTCAGCGAGCGCTATCTGAAGAAGGCGGCCCGCACCGACGCCGACCGCGACAAGTTGGACTTCCTCCTGGCGCAGTACGTGGCGGTCTGCGCCCCGCCCAGCTTCCATCGCCGCAAGCTGGAGCTTGACGACGTGGGCGAGATCCTCGAAGCCGTCATCGGGCCCTCGGCCGATGATGACCTCACGCTGCCGGCGCAGTTGGAAGAGCTGGTGGCCGCCACGCCCGGCATGACCAGCATGCGTGGCTTTGTGGACAGCAGGATCATCGAGCGCGGCCGCGCCCTCAAGGTCGCCGCCGGCGACCGGTATTTTGCCCCCGGCGCCCTGGTCGCCTTTACGCGCTTCAACTACGTGGTGCGGCGCACCTATCTGCGGCTCATGGATGTGGAGCTGCAGGCCGTCGCCGCCAACCTGAAAAAACTCACCGAGCTGGGCGTGGAGACGGTGGATTGCCGCGGCATCGGTCTGGATGTGCAGCCGGTGGCGAAGCTGCAGGAACTGGTCGCCGGCTGGAAGCGGCCGCGGCTCACCGACTATAGCAACGACCAGCCGTTCGTGCAGGCCATGGAGTTGCGCGGCATCACCGACGCGGCCGTGGCCGCCGCTGATCCGCAGCAACAGATTCGCGAGCTGCGGCAGCAGGTGGCCGAGCTCCTGGCGCAGTTCCAGCAGGTGTCGCGCGAGGTGGAAGCGCTGCGCCGCGAGCACCGCGAATCTGCGGCGGCGCCCGCAGTGAGCAAGCCTGCGCCGCCCATTCCAAGCGTCCCTGCGCCGGCGCCGGCTTCGCCATCCCCGGCAAACGCTCCGGCTGCGACTCCGGCGCCGCCACCGGCCGCCAGCTCTCCTGCCCCGGCTCCGCCAACAACCGCAGCCGCGCCGCCGGCGCCGTTGGACCCTGCGGCGGCGGAAGAACTGATCGTCGAGTTCACCGAGCGCATCACCAACGAGATTTCCTCGAAAGCATCCAAGAAGGCGGGTGGGCGCGCCAGGAGCATTACGATCGGCAACCAGGCGCTGCTGCTCACCGAAGCCGAAATTGCCGCCTTCGAGAATCCGGCGAGCGATGAAGTGGGACTGCGGCGCTGCGTGGCGGTGCGCGCCATCCTGATCGCCTCGGTGGAGTCGCGCGGCCGCGACGCCATGCCGATGCGCAACGCGGTGGCCCTGGGGCAGGCCGAGCTGGCTCGCGCCGAGAAAGCGGAAGCGGCCGCTTCCGGTGACGCAAAAGCCGCCATGGCCACTTCACGCGCCCGGCTGGCCGCCGTGGTTCGGCATGCCGCCACGCAGGCGCGCTCTTCCTAAAGTTTGCGAATCATTTTCCCAGGACCGGCGGGCCTCAGATGCGCAGCACGTCGCCTTCGGGGGTGGCCGCTGCCGCCATCTTGGCCACGCCCTGACCCGCGCTCTTGGCCGCCCGCGGTGGTTCCCCCGCGTCCAGTTCAAGGACCGGCCGGTCTGACGCTGCGCTCGACGCAGCGGTGTTCAGCGAGCCTCGATCACGCAGCGCCACCTGCAATGCCGAGTGCATGGCCTCCACTGCGGCACGCAGTTCCGCTACTTCTGCCCTGAGCTGCGCCACGGTGGCGGCGAGTTCGGCATTGGCGGCCGACGCGCGGGCCGGGGCTTGCGCGCTCCCGGCGCTCAACGCGCCCTCCACGACGGCGCGCAATTCCATCAGCCGCGCAAAGCTGCTGTCGCTGCTGCCACCGTATGCCCATGCGGTTTCCGTGCGAGTAGTGCGGCAGATTTCTTCAATGTAAGCCAGGCGTTCCGTTTGCAGACCCGCGCTGCGGCAATCCAGCGACTCAACCCCGCT
This sequence is a window from Terriglobales bacterium. Protein-coding genes within it:
- the moaA gene encoding GTP 3',8-cyclase MoaA; amino-acid sequence: MTLHDTFRRPLRSLRVSVTDRCNLRCEYCMPQEEYVWLERHALLSFEEIARLTEIFTNLGVDKLRLTGGEPLLRRDLDKLVTLLRRNPGVRDLALTTNGLLLPEQARALRTAGLDRITLSLDTLRPDRFRALTRRDAHARVLEGLAAARAAGFSGMKINAVIVRGFNHDEIADLIEFGREHESEVRFIEYMDVGGATRWSSAQVFCKTEILAALERRYGRITPEGGQGSAPAERFRLADGTRFGVISSTTQPFCGACDRARLTADGVFFLCLYARDGIDLKQILRSGAGPAQIAARIADAWRGRTDRGAEERLQVAQRAPLFQIQDLRSDPHREMHTRGG
- a CDS encoding HD domain-containing phosphohydrolase; this translates as MSETILIADDDAQNRELITEILCEAGYTVVQVTDGHTALHRFGVLRPDLVLLDVQMPGLSGFDVCRAIKADPDTRLQPVVFITGLTALEDRVRGIEAGGDDLLNKPVQRVELLARVRSLLSLKHFTDELEHAEAVLFALAESIEGKDPYTVGHCQRLASYAARLGQECGLSDDQIKTLRCAGIVHDIGKVAVPDAVLLKPARLTSEEFAVMKQHTVVGERICSPLHSFRDVLPIIRSHHERRDGSGYPDGLRGEQVPITARVLQVVDVYDALTTDRPYKRACSLEQALETMQDEVNRGWWDPYVFATFEQMMTSDAIPENAHRAATG
- a CDS encoding response regulator — its product is MKTLVVEDDPVALELISQTLTLLGAEVTAKSDSVEAQRLLNTIAFDAVFLDLEMPQLGGLELTQSIRRNGINRKSPIVVVTSHKDSQHMDQAFKSGATFVLYKPIDREKLRKVLAMLSNQSKVTPAGGASR